The proteins below come from a single Miscanthus floridulus cultivar M001 chromosome 1, ASM1932011v1, whole genome shotgun sequence genomic window:
- the LOC136491016 gene encoding uncharacterized protein translates to MASLLKKIVDAEQWDAKDIAGRLGTVLHAAFLFAGFQPYGALPRSGHLLKKQSRKKGSSLCLSRQYTAPDLAHRDGADAAVLMLCVQGSDVALLVFLVTTDGDDTPENAYLERLDLGTVRPLLSRSLCGVEPWASRICKSLADGVCWGLLHELCRRNGLPLSGFESLPDDLKGAVLEKLTDGKDLARVECVSSQLRLLVAEHDHKLWKTLYKALPARPRRRRWWLWFFHDDAESSDEEQETLSVGSSWKDMYVEARQRPYYPLLFRPRSWYFDSVDLDPIGIIRRRGLLSWPVDYWFIQDPPEEEKTVPPRVDRSGRRRRKLARNDYNKWHGGGAIHSPSSRYRWKHR, encoded by the coding sequence ATGGCGAGCCTCCTCAAGAAAATCGTAGACGCTGAGCAGTGGGATGCCAAGGACATCGCCGGGCGGCTGGGCACGGTCTTGCACGCCGCCTTCCTCTTCGCCGGCTTCCAGCCCTACGGCGCCCTGCCACGGTCGGGACACCTCCTGAAGAAGCAATCACGCAAGAAGGGAAGCTCGCTGTGCCTCTCCCGACAATACACCGCGCCGGACCTTGCGCACCGCGACGGCGCGGACGCTGCCGTGCTGATGCTGTGTGTGCAGGGGAGCGACGTCGCGCTCCTCGTGTTCCTCGTCACCACCGACGGCGACGACACGCCGGAGAACGCGTACCTGGAGCGGCTGGATCTCGGCACCGTCAGGCCGCTCCTCTCCCGCAGCCTCTGTGGCGTGGAGCCCTGGGCGTCGCGGATCTGCAAGTCGCTCGCCGACGGCGTGTGCTGGGGCCTCCTCCACGAGCTGTGCCGCAGGAACGGTCTGCCGCTGAGCGGCTTCGAGTCCCTGCCCGACGACCTCAAGGGAGCCGTCTTGGAGAAGCTCACCGACGGCAAGGACCTCGCGAGGGTGGAGTGCGTTAGCTCCCAGCTGAGGCTGCTCGTGGCGGAGCATGACCACAAGCTGTGGAAGACCTTGTACAAGGCCCTGCCTGCGCGCCcgcgccggcgtcggtggtggttGTGGTTCTTCCACGACGACGCCGAGAGCTCCGACGAGGAGCAGGAGACTCTCAGTGTCGGATCGAGCTGGAAGGACATGTACGTGGAGGCCAGGCAGCGTCCCTATTATCCCTTGTTGTTCAGGCCGCGCTCGTGGTACTTCGACTCCGTTGATCTTGATCCCATCGGAATAATTCGTCGAAGGGGCCTGTTGTCATGGCCCGTTGACTACTGGTTCATCCAAGATCCGCCGgaggaggagaagacagttccTCCAAGGGTCGACAgaagcggccgccgccgccggaagcTGGCACGGAACGACTACAACAAGTGGCATGGTGGCGGCGCGATCCACTCGCCGTCGTCTCGCTATCGCTGGAAGCATCGCTAG